In Nitrospira sp., one genomic interval encodes:
- a CDS encoding sensor histidine kinase, translated as MSRLPMVQTLSPILTALQLPASLCRQWRQGLPIILTVGTAMLERVVVPEWWSPTFYLIPLGLSFRNRDRRIALACATLVSGTPLLDFWGSAAEQDTTLNTHHAGVVLAAWVLALGTPSRRRDRPPHPIEPRLDESGTDCPATDVESPRGRQLEQELQLARERLRALSHQLIDIQEAERRELAHNLHDEFGQILTALKMDLNGIRKKLAGAPTDPLSPALAPRVHSAIRLTEQAIDTCRKTAMGLRPSLLDDLGLVAAIRWLAYDLEERSEIVCEVEAEPESETWLFDERIAIGLYRIVQELLTNVARHAHASHVRVKIVRSQDAVTLRVEDNGVGIPDDSVQKGRGFGLRGLQERTALLNGSLIVRAEAGGGTLAMVRIPLPATAQTAPCTTGTNRKLSV; from the coding sequence ATGTCACGGCTTCCAATGGTGCAGACCTTGAGTCCCATCCTCACAGCCTTACAGCTGCCGGCCTCACTTTGCCGACAATGGCGCCAGGGGCTGCCTATCATCTTGACGGTGGGGACGGCGATGCTTGAGCGGGTGGTCGTGCCCGAATGGTGGTCCCCTACTTTCTACCTGATTCCGCTCGGGCTCAGTTTCCGGAATCGGGACCGGCGGATCGCCCTGGCCTGCGCCACACTGGTATCCGGAACTCCCTTGCTCGACTTCTGGGGTTCTGCAGCCGAGCAGGACACAACCCTCAACACTCACCATGCCGGAGTTGTCCTTGCCGCATGGGTCCTCGCGCTGGGTACGCCCTCTCGTCGGCGGGACCGGCCACCTCACCCCATCGAGCCACGGCTCGACGAATCGGGAACAGACTGCCCCGCTACGGATGTTGAATCTCCGCGAGGCCGACAGCTCGAACAGGAATTGCAACTTGCAAGGGAGCGGCTCCGCGCCCTCTCTCATCAGCTCATCGACATACAGGAGGCCGAACGCCGGGAGTTGGCGCACAACCTCCACGACGAGTTCGGACAGATCTTAACCGCCCTTAAAATGGATTTGAACGGGATCCGGAAAAAACTGGCCGGGGCCCCAACGGACCCCCTCTCTCCCGCATTGGCGCCGAGAGTCCATTCCGCCATACGCCTGACGGAGCAAGCCATCGACACCTGCCGCAAGACCGCCATGGGCCTGCGTCCCAGTCTGTTGGACGACTTGGGCTTGGTCGCTGCCATTCGATGGCTTGCCTATGATCTGGAAGAGCGTAGCGAGATCGTGTGCGAAGTCGAAGCCGAACCGGAATCTGAGACCTGGCTGTTCGATGAACGGATTGCCATCGGACTGTACCGCATTGTGCAAGAACTCCTCACCAACGTGGCCCGTCATGCCCACGCCTCCCATGTGCGCGTGAAGATTGTGCGCAGTCAAGACGCGGTCACCTTGCGAGTGGAAGACAATGGGGTCGGCATCCCCGATGATTCGGTGCAAAAGGGACGCGGCTTCGGGCTCCGTGGCCTCCAGGAGCGCACCGCCCTGCTCAACGGCTCGCTGATCGTTCGAGCCGAAGCCGGCGGCGGAACGCTCGCCATGGTCCGCATCCCCCTGCCCGCGACGGCTCAGACCGCGCCCTGTACCACGGGCACGAACCGAAAGCTGAGTGTATGA
- a CDS encoding response regulator transcription factor — protein MANVLVINADSNLKRLVKLALPGIEHFIRHSTSLQTAQPHAQASPPELVIARYQASDDQGPEGLEDLRHSFPTARIIITAALHDPTLEGEKFQRVVRDLRIEYCLIEPLKTGSIVQTIQAALALPRRS, from the coding sequence ATGGCTAACGTCTTAGTCATCAATGCCGACTCGAATTTGAAGCGACTCGTAAAACTCGCCTTACCCGGCATAGAACACTTTATTCGACACAGCACCTCCTTGCAGACGGCACAGCCCCACGCTCAGGCCTCTCCGCCGGAACTCGTCATCGCCCGCTACCAGGCTTCCGATGATCAGGGACCGGAAGGGCTGGAAGATCTGCGCCACAGTTTCCCGACTGCGCGCATAATCATCACCGCGGCATTGCACGACCCGACGCTGGAAGGGGAAAAATTCCAGCGCGTCGTGCGCGACCTGCGCATTGAGTATTGCTTGATAGAACCCCTGAAAACCGGATCGATCGTACAAACGATACAAGCGGCGCTCGCCCTCCCGCGGCGCTCCTGA
- a CDS encoding extracellular solute-binding protein has translation MPSVGAAEKLVVYSGRAERLIKPVLDEFQAKSGIQVELLSSGTTELVNRLQAEGDNTPADVFLTNDAGSLEHARELKLLRPMNMREVERAIPPQFRAPDNSWIGLSGRFWVVVYNTNLVKPSQVTSLLDLAQPQWKDKIAIPNSGSEYLQAGVSVIKATFGDERTKQFLQGLKTNAGGQVYQKSSQIVDAVAKGQVAMGIVNHYYIYRHLTTQPGAPIAALMTDQQEGGMGAIMNVAGIGVTRASKRVDGAKLLIEFLVAQAGQKLFADLDKEYPLHPEVKADPALVDRHSFRAAMVPLARLAELREPTLTLIEQVGLR, from the coding sequence ATCCCATCCGTGGGCGCGGCCGAGAAGCTGGTGGTCTATTCCGGGCGGGCTGAACGGCTGATCAAGCCCGTGCTGGACGAATTCCAGGCCAAGAGCGGCATCCAGGTGGAATTGCTGTCATCGGGAACGACTGAACTGGTCAATCGGCTCCAGGCTGAAGGCGACAATACGCCGGCCGATGTCTTCCTCACGAACGATGCAGGCAGCCTGGAACATGCGCGGGAACTCAAATTGCTCCGGCCGATGAACATGCGGGAAGTCGAACGCGCCATCCCTCCTCAGTTCCGAGCTCCGGACAACAGTTGGATCGGCCTCTCGGGACGATTTTGGGTCGTGGTCTACAACACGAATCTCGTCAAGCCATCGCAGGTGACTTCACTCCTCGATTTGGCCCAGCCTCAGTGGAAGGACAAGATTGCCATCCCGAATTCCGGCAGTGAATATCTGCAGGCGGGGGTCTCCGTCATCAAGGCCACATTCGGCGACGAACGAACCAAACAGTTCCTTCAGGGCCTCAAGACGAACGCCGGTGGACAGGTCTACCAGAAGAGTTCGCAGATCGTCGACGCGGTGGCCAAGGGCCAAGTGGCGATGGGCATTGTGAACCACTACTATATCTACCGGCACCTCACGACGCAGCCTGGCGCCCCGATCGCCGCGCTCATGACGGACCAGCAGGAAGGCGGGATGGGTGCCATCATGAATGTGGCGGGAATCGGCGTGACCCGCGCGTCAAAGCGTGTCGACGGCGCCAAACTCCTCATTGAGTTCTTGGTCGCCCAGGCCGGACAAAAACTGTTCGCCGACCTCGACAAGGAATACCCACTGCACCCGGAGGTGAAAGCCGATCCCGCGCTGGTTGACCGACACAGCTTCCGCGCAGCCATGGTACCCCTCGCCCGGCTGGCCGAACTGCGGGAGCCCACCCTTACCCTGATCGAACAAGTCGGCCTCCGCTGA
- a CDS encoding transcriptional repressor, translating into MNKATKEMEVLRQHLAKHQLKLTRQRELILTAFLRQEHVTAEAMYHQLAKKDPHLGLATIYRTLNLFCDAGIAQARHFGSQTQYDNISHKGHHDHLICTGCGTIVEFENCEIERLQEEVATKNGFVIQTHRLELYGLCSRCRH; encoded by the coding sequence ATGAATAAAGCGACGAAAGAAATGGAGGTGCTTCGGCAGCACCTGGCGAAGCATCAGCTCAAGTTGACGCGCCAGCGTGAGCTCATTCTCACGGCGTTTCTCCGGCAAGAACACGTCACGGCGGAGGCCATGTACCATCAGTTGGCCAAAAAAGATCCCCACCTCGGGCTCGCCACGATTTACCGCACGTTGAACTTGTTTTGCGACGCCGGCATCGCTCAGGCCCGCCATTTCGGTTCGCAGACGCAGTACGACAATATCTCCCATAAGGGGCATCACGACCATCTGATCTGTACCGGTTGCGGCACCATCGTGGAGTTTGAGAACTGCGAGATCGAGCGATTGCAGGAGGAGGTCGCTACGAAAAACGGCTTCGTCATCCAGACCCATCGCCTCGAGCTGTACGGCCTCTGCTCGCGTTGCCGCCATTGA
- a CDS encoding iron ABC transporter permease, protein MAATRLQIPAPLQWVTVLTAAFLVLPTFYIVYVALTAAPTVWSRLWSTRIPELLWNTLSLASAVAALTFILGVSLAWIMVRCEFPGRAFWEWALVLPLAMPTYVLAYVYAHLLGMGGPAEQWWQTLLGPDARLLSPQSFTGVTLIMTLDTFPFVYLLARGALLNLNVSFEEVARACGVSPWVTLRRVTLPLIRPAIAAGLALVILYVISDFGAVSLLRYQTLTYAVYQQMTGRYDHTAASILSLLLLVMAILFLVTERWFRRRSRFYQTSGRFRNPTRSRGGFLRTTAIVAYVTLVFGASFGVPAYMLIQWSITAIAQGALDARFMGFIWNSSLLSALAAAGAVVIGLPLAYLASRRPSPLNIACLQAAYAGYALPGPVAALAVLILFTHFVPALYGSVVVLLVAYVLHFLPVGLQSMEPALQQVTPNVEEVARTLGCTTRRTIRRVTLPLVQNGFIAAWVLMFLQTMKELPATLLLRPVGFDTLAIRVWLEASEEYYQLAAPSALLIVLLSLPALMLLVSRDWRGQRRESAT, encoded by the coding sequence ATGGCGGCCACCAGGCTTCAGATCCCAGCGCCGTTGCAGTGGGTCACCGTGCTCACCGCCGCATTCCTGGTGCTGCCTACGTTCTACATCGTTTACGTCGCACTGACGGCGGCACCGACGGTATGGAGCAGACTCTGGTCCACTCGCATCCCTGAACTCCTTTGGAACACGCTGTCGCTCGCCTCCGCGGTGGCGGCTCTCACGTTTATCCTGGGCGTATCCCTGGCTTGGATCATGGTCCGTTGCGAGTTCCCTGGCCGAGCCTTTTGGGAATGGGCCCTCGTGCTCCCGCTCGCCATGCCGACCTATGTGTTGGCCTATGTCTATGCGCACCTCCTGGGCATGGGAGGGCCGGCGGAACAATGGTGGCAAACCCTCTTGGGACCGGACGCCCGGCTCCTGTCGCCACAAAGTTTCACCGGGGTGACCCTCATCATGACGCTGGATACCTTTCCCTTCGTGTACCTCCTAGCGAGAGGCGCCCTGCTGAACCTCAACGTCTCCTTCGAGGAAGTGGCCCGTGCGTGCGGCGTGTCTCCCTGGGTGACGCTGCGCCGGGTGACGCTGCCGCTGATCCGTCCGGCCATCGCAGCAGGGCTGGCGCTCGTCATTCTGTATGTCATCTCGGATTTCGGCGCCGTCTCGCTGCTTCGATATCAAACCTTGACCTATGCCGTCTATCAACAAATGACCGGCCGTTATGACCACACCGCCGCCAGCATTCTCAGCTTGCTGCTCCTTGTGATGGCCATCCTGTTCCTCGTTACCGAGCGATGGTTCCGCCGACGAAGCCGCTTCTACCAAACCTCCGGTCGATTTCGGAACCCGACCCGGAGCCGCGGAGGGTTCCTCCGAACGACCGCGATCGTCGCCTATGTCACCCTGGTCTTCGGCGCCTCCTTCGGAGTTCCGGCTTACATGCTGATCCAGTGGAGCATCACGGCAATTGCTCAAGGGGCTCTCGACGCGCGCTTCATGGGATTCATCTGGAACAGCAGTCTTCTCTCGGCATTGGCCGCGGCAGGCGCCGTCGTGATCGGGCTCCCCCTGGCCTACCTGGCCAGCCGGCGCCCTTCCCCGCTGAATATCGCGTGCCTGCAAGCCGCCTATGCGGGATATGCCCTTCCAGGACCCGTTGCTGCACTGGCGGTCTTGATCCTCTTCACACACTTTGTCCCGGCCCTCTATGGATCGGTGGTCGTCCTGCTCGTCGCCTACGTCCTACACTTCCTTCCCGTCGGCCTGCAATCCATGGAGCCGGCCCTGCAACAGGTGACGCCCAACGTGGAGGAAGTCGCGCGCACGCTGGGGTGCACAACACGCCGAACCATCCGGCGAGTCACCCTTCCTCTCGTGCAAAACGGATTTATCGCCGCCTGGGTGCTGATGTTCTTGCAAACGATGAAGGAACTGCCCGCAACCCTGCTGTTACGGCCGGTTGGATTTGATACACTGGCAATTCGTGTCTGGCTTGAAGCCAGCGAGGAATACTATCAATTGGCCGCCCCGTCCGCCCTGTTGATCGTACTCCTGAGTTTGCCGGCACTGATGCTGCTGGTTTCCCGGGATTGGCGAGGACAACGACGGGAGAGCGCCACGTGA
- a CDS encoding biopolymer transporter ExbD — protein sequence MEREVNQINVIPLVDVMLVLLVIVLTTATFISTGQIPVNLAKAKEAGDHKDVPIVVTLTSNGDLFLNDKPVPAEGLKPLLLPHPRESPVVVRADKVTLLERFVSIVDEIRGLGFQSVSLEVVRS from the coding sequence ATGGAGCGTGAAGTCAACCAAATCAACGTGATCCCGCTGGTGGACGTCATGCTGGTCCTGCTCGTCATCGTCCTCACGACCGCCACGTTCATCAGCACCGGCCAAATCCCGGTGAATTTGGCCAAGGCCAAGGAAGCGGGCGACCACAAGGACGTTCCCATCGTGGTCACGCTGACCTCGAACGGGGACCTGTTTCTAAATGATAAACCTGTCCCTGCCGAGGGGCTGAAGCCGCTTCTCCTTCCACATCCACGGGAATCGCCGGTCGTCGTCCGAGCGGACAAAGTTACTTTGCTGGAGCGGTTCGTCTCGATCGTGGATGAAATCCGAGGGCTCGGTTTTCAATCGGTCAGCTTGGAGGTCGTACGATCGTGA
- the exbB gene encoding TonB-system energizer ExbB produces MDVLKNAVEYGIIGLLISLSIWSVAVAIERWLYYRRVDLSQFTDVQTFEMALTKRLVIIGTVAANAPYIGLLGTVLGIMMTFHTMGTSGTMAVNTIMIGLSLALKATAVGLLVAIPCVVMNNVLRRRVAELLTTYRTRHGA; encoded by the coding sequence ATGGATGTACTAAAAAATGCAGTTGAATATGGAATCATCGGCCTGCTGATCTCACTCAGCATCTGGTCGGTGGCGGTGGCGATCGAACGATGGCTTTATTACCGTCGTGTCGACTTGTCTCAATTCACAGATGTGCAGACCTTTGAGATGGCTCTAACCAAGCGGTTGGTGATCATCGGCACCGTGGCGGCCAATGCTCCCTATATCGGCTTGCTGGGAACCGTCCTCGGGATTATGATGACCTTTCATACGATGGGCACATCAGGCACCATGGCCGTCAACACGATCATGATCGGCCTGAGTCTCGCGCTGAAGGCAACGGCGGTCGGTCTTTTGGTGGCCATCCCCTGCGTGGTGATGAACAACGTGCTGCGCCGCCGCGTGGCGGAACTGCTCACGACGTACAGGACGCGACATGGAGCGTGA
- a CDS encoding ABC transporter ATP-binding protein, with amino-acid sequence MNSEPGRSPVLELRDVACAYEPGKPAVEHISFSAEQGEIVCLLGPSGCGKTTILRAIAGFEPIMAGNIILSGRIVSTRESLLPTEQRQIGMVFQEYALFPHLRVDKNIAFGLSHLPRDQQQAIVQELLQLVGLRGLEHRYPHELSGGQQQRVALARALAPRPVLLLLDEPFSNLDPDMAGRMRRDLHELLRTTKTTAVLVTHDHEEAFAMANRVAVLNRGKLEQFDTPEAVYHTPTSAFVADFVGQADFIPGLVRQEAVETEIGEFPNTQHLPTGTKVVVMIRPDDLHIVPTKGADAHILSRQFKGSENLYTIQLRSGQIVHSSESSLSVFQVGTAVALRMVATHTVLFVQDP; translated from the coding sequence ATGAACTCGGAACCGGGCCGATCACCCGTCCTGGAGCTGCGCGACGTTGCCTGCGCCTACGAACCGGGTAAGCCTGCGGTCGAACATATCTCCTTCTCGGCTGAGCAAGGGGAAATTGTCTGCCTTTTAGGCCCTTCCGGCTGTGGGAAAACGACCATTCTGCGCGCCATCGCCGGATTTGAACCGATCATGGCCGGCAACATTATACTCTCCGGACGGATCGTCTCCACGCGAGAGTCCCTGCTTCCTACCGAGCAGCGGCAGATCGGCATGGTGTTCCAAGAGTACGCACTGTTTCCGCACCTACGCGTCGACAAGAATATCGCGTTCGGTCTGAGCCACTTGCCACGAGACCAACAACAGGCGATCGTGCAGGAGCTGCTTCAATTGGTTGGGTTGCGCGGACTGGAGCACCGATACCCACATGAACTGTCGGGCGGCCAACAGCAACGGGTCGCGTTGGCTCGGGCACTGGCTCCACGCCCTGTCCTCTTGCTGCTCGACGAACCCTTCAGCAATCTGGACCCCGACATGGCTGGGCGCATGCGCCGGGATCTCCACGAGCTGCTCCGCACTACCAAGACAACGGCTGTTCTGGTGACCCACGACCATGAAGAAGCCTTTGCCATGGCCAATCGCGTGGCGGTGCTCAATCGCGGAAAGTTGGAACAGTTCGATACGCCTGAGGCGGTGTACCACACGCCGACCAGCGCGTTCGTCGCCGATTTTGTCGGCCAAGCCGACTTTATTCCCGGCCTCGTGCGGCAGGAGGCAGTTGAAACCGAGATCGGCGAATTCCCCAATACTCAGCACCTGCCGACCGGCACCAAGGTGGTGGTGATGATTCGTCCGGATGACCTGCACATCGTTCCGACCAAGGGCGCCGATGCCCATATCCTGTCTCGGCAGTTCAAAGGGTCGGAGAACCTCTACACCATTCAGCTCCGCTCAGGGCAGATCGTCCACAGCAGCGAATCCTCCTTGAGCGTGTTTCAAGTCGGTACTGCAGTCGCGTTGCGCATGGTCGCCACCCATACGGTGCTCTTCGTACAGGATCCGTAA
- a CDS encoding energy transducer TonB, which translates to MTKPDLSWLQDTLMRRIESFIQYPAEARLNHMEGRVLVRLVIEGTGHIVSVAIAKSSGYPVLDQAALDTLRRASPILLSQPLPKSSVTIQIPLRYRLDR; encoded by the coding sequence GTGACGAAACCGGATCTCTCCTGGCTGCAAGATACCCTCATGCGTCGGATTGAGAGCTTTATCCAATACCCTGCCGAGGCCCGCTTGAATCATATGGAGGGGCGGGTACTCGTACGACTGGTAATCGAAGGGACCGGGCACATCGTTTCAGTAGCTATCGCCAAGAGTTCCGGCTACCCCGTTCTGGACCAGGCGGCGCTGGACACGCTTCGACGGGCATCGCCGATTCTGTTGTCTCAGCCGCTCCCCAAATCTTCCGTGACGATTCAAATCCCACTCAGATATCGACTCGACCGCTGA
- a CDS encoding FAD:protein FMN transferase encodes MREELKQCVTLKHDIRHSWGPPSRQPFRSLAKWKLVSTRYCPIHDTRSIFNAIYGRRQAMSRAYGAAVAGWMMVMLFGVTGCIGGGPLGQPVLIKRTQMHMGTLVTITSVAADRQTAYDAATAGFQEIHRLEQLLSTWIPTSELSRVNEAAGHASVTVAPETMDVLAASLEIARLTEGRFNIVVGPAVQAWSVLDRQQIPTDSELSVIRPLTDLAALHLDRDRGTVFLARTGMQVDVGGIGKGFAADRAVIAMQRVGATAGVVALSGDMKTFGRLPGGAAFPFAIRHPRREGEVLAYVDLADEAISTAGDYERYFERDGVRYHHILDPSTLQPARDCQSVTVVAHDGTMADGLDTGIFVLGPRKGLEIVDRLPGVGAVIVDREGTVWVSSALRGKVRINEQRE; translated from the coding sequence ATGAGGGAAGAGCTGAAGCAATGCGTCACATTGAAGCACGATATCCGGCATTCGTGGGGGCCGCCGTCTCGACAACCGTTCCGGTCCCTGGCGAAGTGGAAACTCGTCTCTACGAGGTATTGCCCTATCCACGATACCCGAAGTATTTTCAACGCCATCTATGGTAGGAGGCAGGCCATGTCCAGAGCGTATGGTGCAGCAGTTGCGGGGTGGATGATGGTCATGCTGTTCGGGGTCACCGGCTGCATAGGGGGCGGCCCCCTGGGACAGCCCGTGTTGATCAAACGTACGCAGATGCACATGGGTACGCTGGTGACGATCACCTCGGTGGCAGCCGATCGGCAAACGGCCTACGATGCGGCCACGGCAGGATTTCAGGAGATCCATCGCCTGGAGCAATTGCTCAGCACCTGGATTCCCACGAGTGAGCTGTCGCGCGTCAATGAGGCTGCGGGACATGCGTCGGTGACGGTCGCCCCCGAGACAATGGACGTACTGGCTGCATCGCTGGAAATCGCGCGGCTGACCGAGGGGCGGTTCAATATTGTGGTCGGACCTGCCGTACAGGCGTGGAGTGTGCTGGATCGTCAGCAGATTCCGACTGATTCGGAGCTGTCGGTGATTCGCCCGCTCACGGATCTGGCGGCTTTGCACCTGGATCGGGATCGTGGGACGGTGTTTCTGGCTCGGACCGGTATGCAGGTAGATGTAGGCGGAATCGGCAAAGGGTTTGCGGCGGATAGGGCGGTCATCGCCATGCAGCGAGTCGGAGCTACCGCGGGAGTGGTCGCGCTCTCCGGTGACATGAAGACGTTCGGTCGGCTTCCCGGCGGCGCGGCCTTCCCTTTTGCCATCAGGCATCCTCGTCGCGAAGGAGAGGTGCTGGCCTATGTCGACCTCGCGGATGAGGCTATTTCCACTGCGGGTGATTATGAGCGCTATTTTGAGCGGGATGGGGTGCGGTACCACCATATTTTGGACCCCTCGACGTTACAGCCTGCCCGGGACTGTCAAAGCGTTACGGTCGTGGCGCACGACGGAACGATGGCAGATGGATTGGATACCGGAATTTTTGTCCTGGGACCGAGGAAGGGATTGGAGATCGTCGATCGGCTACCGGGAGTTGGGGCCGTCATTGTGGATCGAGAGGGGACGGTGTGGGTGTCTTCCGCTCTCCGAGGAAAGGTCAGAATCAATGAGCAACGCGAATGA
- a CDS encoding FMN-binding protein: MRTYINIMALATLGWICALGNSFAAERVWDSELRRYITDDDFKYEEFMTEDEAVKRILPKSQRIRKETIRLPQDKKSLIEQRIGWKFPEESFDLYIGETGDRVDGYAMVHNTIGKYKPMTYMVGVDPLGSCTDVELLIFRDAKGSEVGKKRFNSQYEGKAVTDPIRINKDIINISGATMSVRSMNAGVKRVLVLVDEFYLKPAGLGSETVTARKEGKGFFGSWFGN; this comes from the coding sequence ATGCGTACTTACATCAACATAATGGCGCTGGCGACTCTCGGGTGGATCTGTGCGTTGGGCAACAGTTTCGCGGCTGAGCGCGTTTGGGATAGCGAGCTGCGACGCTACATTACCGACGACGACTTTAAGTATGAAGAATTCATGACGGAAGACGAAGCGGTCAAGCGCATTCTTCCCAAGTCCCAACGCATCCGCAAAGAAACTATCCGGTTGCCGCAAGACAAGAAAAGCCTCATCGAACAACGCATCGGGTGGAAGTTTCCGGAGGAATCCTTTGATCTCTACATCGGGGAGACCGGAGACAGGGTGGACGGCTATGCCATGGTGCACAACACGATCGGCAAGTACAAGCCGATGACCTACATGGTCGGGGTCGACCCTTTGGGTTCGTGCACCGATGTCGAGCTACTGATCTTCCGCGATGCCAAGGGGAGTGAAGTCGGCAAGAAACGCTTCAATTCGCAGTATGAGGGAAAGGCCGTGACGGATCCTATCCGGATCAACAAAGACATCATCAACATCAGCGGCGCCACGATGTCGGTCCGGTCGATGAATGCCGGAGTGAAGCGTGTTCTGGTATTGGTCGATGAGTTTTATCTGAAACCGGCAGGACTCGGAAGCGAGACGGTCACGGCGCGCAAAGAAGGGAAAGGCTTTTTCGGTTCTTGGTTCGGGAATTAA
- a CDS encoding response regulator transcription factor: MDAFSESAPEQADLRILLVDDHALLRRGLQEFLREFLVEQGLTPFIAETSTAHDALDLVRQAPWELVVLDLNLPDMPGLEIVRIIKSVQPTLPVLVLSIYAEEHYAARAMRAGALGYLTKDTGPDQLRAAVARILKGEPQSAPQPMTYPARQAPARTSVCTLTLPTALSDRELEILQWIAQGQRLTHIADQLNLSIKTVSTYRTRLLTKLGMRTTADLIRYALDQHLV, translated from the coding sequence ACCTGCGGATCCTGTTGGTGGACGATCATGCCCTGCTCCGCCGAGGGCTGCAGGAGTTCCTGCGAGAGTTCTTGGTCGAACAGGGGTTGACGCCCTTCATCGCAGAAACCAGCACGGCCCACGACGCTCTTGACCTGGTGCGCCAAGCCCCATGGGAACTCGTCGTCCTTGACCTGAACCTTCCCGATATGCCCGGACTGGAAATCGTGCGCATCATCAAATCGGTCCAACCAACCCTACCCGTGCTGGTCTTGAGCATTTATGCGGAAGAACATTACGCCGCCCGAGCCATGCGAGCCGGGGCGCTGGGGTACCTCACAAAGGATACGGGGCCCGATCAGCTACGCGCAGCGGTCGCGCGCATCCTGAAAGGAGAACCTCAGAGCGCTCCCCAACCGATGACCTACCCCGCCCGTCAGGCCCCGGCCCGAACCTCGGTCTGTACGCTCACACTTCCGACGGCGCTTTCGGATCGGGAATTGGAGATCCTGCAGTGGATCGCCCAGGGGCAACGCCTCACCCACATCGCAGACCAGCTCAACCTGAGTATCAAGACCGTCAGCACGTATCGCACCAGATTACTGACCAAATTAGGGATGAGAACCACCGCGGACTTGATACGGTATGCGCTCGATCAGCACCTGGTATGA
- a CDS encoding response regulator transcription factor — MNILLVDDHAVVRKGLRQVLAEELSGPSFGEVGSAAGLQQALHGRTWDLVILDLNLPDRHGLEVLKDLKTRHPALPVLVFSLYPEAHYATRAIKAGAAGYLSKDSAPEDLAAAVEKVLSGGKFVTSALGEQLAHELGRPASTASFKPSDRELQILRLIAEGHTLAEIADRLALSAKTVSTYRSRLLDKLRLRTTADLIRYAIESRLIG; from the coding sequence ATGAACATTCTGTTGGTAGACGACCATGCCGTGGTCCGCAAAGGACTTCGGCAGGTCTTGGCCGAGGAGCTGTCGGGCCCGTCCTTCGGTGAAGTCGGGTCGGCGGCCGGCCTTCAGCAAGCCCTGCACGGTCGCACGTGGGACCTGGTGATCCTCGATCTAAACCTGCCGGACCGACATGGCCTCGAAGTTCTGAAGGACCTCAAGACTCGACACCCGGCGCTTCCCGTCCTGGTCTTCAGTCTCTACCCCGAGGCCCATTACGCCACCCGTGCCATCAAGGCCGGTGCTGCCGGCTACCTCTCGAAAGACAGTGCCCCGGAAGACTTGGCCGCCGCCGTCGAAAAGGTGCTGTCCGGAGGGAAATTCGTGACTTCTGCGCTTGGCGAGCAGTTGGCACACGAGCTGGGCCGTCCAGCCTCGACCGCTTCCTTTAAGCCGTCGGATCGAGAATTGCAGATCCTTCGCCTGATTGCCGAAGGGCATACGCTGGCCGAGATTGCCGACCGGCTGGCCCTCAGCGCCAAGACGGTCAGCACCTACCGGAGCCGACTCCTCGACAAACTGCGGTTGCGCACCACGGCCGACTTGATCCGATATGCCATCGAGAGCCGCCTCATCGGGTGA